In bacterium, a single window of DNA contains:
- the mqnC gene encoding Cyclic dehypoxanthine futalosine synthase, with the protein MAVAVAPLDQLAQAPDFGDIAPVRDILDRIHAGERISDDEALRLYYEAPLHELGQAAMAVRFRHVPEPIVTYIVDRNINYTNVCVTYCKFCAFYRPPGHEEGYVLSREELGRKIDEAKALGATTILFQGGHHPDLRLAWYEETLRYIKAEHPIYLHAFSPSEIEHLAHLEDLPIRTVLERLIAAGLDSIPGGGAEILVDQVRDRIAPLKTRTDVWLEVMETAHQLGLKSTATMMYGHFESIADRIEHLRRLREVQDRTGGFTAFINWSFQPKYTAMQRVDPAWTYEYLRLTAVARCYLDNFPHLQSSWVTQGDKVGQLVLLFGADDMGGTMIEENVVSSAGTTYCMNEERCRALIRQAGFHPIKRNTPYEHLEPLPAGLD; encoded by the coding sequence ATGGCAGTCGCTGTCGCTCCGCTGGATCAGCTCGCCCAGGCCCCCGATTTCGGGGACATCGCTCCGGTGCGTGACATCCTCGACCGCATCCACGCTGGTGAACGTATCAGTGATGACGAGGCCCTCCGGCTCTACTACGAAGCGCCGCTCCATGAGCTCGGCCAGGCAGCGATGGCGGTCCGCTTTCGGCATGTCCCCGAACCGATCGTCACTTACATCGTCGACCGCAACATCAACTACACCAACGTCTGCGTGACCTACTGCAAGTTCTGCGCCTTCTACCGTCCACCCGGCCACGAGGAAGGCTATGTCCTCTCCCGGGAAGAGCTCGGACGCAAAATCGATGAAGCCAAAGCCCTCGGAGCGACCACCATCCTGTTTCAGGGCGGGCATCACCCCGACCTCCGCCTCGCCTGGTACGAAGAGACCCTCCGGTACATCAAAGCGGAACACCCGATCTACCTCCACGCCTTTTCTCCCAGCGAAATCGAACATCTGGCACATCTGGAAGATCTCCCGATACGCACGGTCCTGGAGCGGCTCATTGCGGCGGGCCTCGACTCCATCCCTGGCGGCGGGGCGGAAATCCTGGTGGACCAGGTCCGCGACCGGATCGCGCCGCTCAAGACCCGGACCGATGTCTGGCTCGAGGTCATGGAGACCGCCCATCAGCTGGGACTGAAAAGCACCGCCACCATGATGTACGGACACTTCGAGAGCATCGCCGACCGCATCGAGCATCTGCGTCGCCTCCGGGAAGTCCAGGACCGCACCGGCGGCTTCACCGCCTTCATCAACTGGTCCTTCCAGCCCAAGTACACCGCCATGCAGCGGGTCGACCCCGCCTGGACCTACGAGTACCTCCGTCTGACCGCGGTCGCCCGGTGTTACCTCGACAACTTCCCCCACCTCCAGTCAAGCTGGGTCACCCAGGGCGACAAGGTCGGACAGCTGGTGCTCCTCTTCGGTGCCGATGACATGGGGGGCACCATGATCGAAGAAAACGTCGTCTCCAGTGCCGGCACCACCTACTGCATGAACGAAGAGCGCTGCCGCGCCCTGATCCGCCAGGCTGGATTCCACCCCATCAAGCGCAACACGCCCTACGAGCATCTGGAGCCCCTTCCCGCCGGTCTCGACTGA